In Salinisphaera sp. LB1, one genomic interval encodes:
- a CDS encoding 50S ribosomal protein L25/general stress protein Ctc has product MEAFELNAEKRNATGRAENKRLRKTGRVPAIIYGGNGDPVMLSFNHNDLVHHLDNEAFFSHIIKINIDGAQAEEVVLRDLQRHPAKPFVEHADFLRIVAGEALRMSVPLHFVGEEECPGVVDEAGVIQHNMNDIEIECLPRDLPEYLEVDCRNLHLHDAVHLSQLVLPNGVQIVDLMGDEEEQNDLTVVSVQVPRAAVELEAEDEAEAEAEAAADAAEAEDQDADEEGKEEGDADNS; this is encoded by the coding sequence ATGGAAGCTTTCGAGCTCAACGCGGAAAAACGCAATGCCACCGGCCGGGCCGAGAACAAGCGCCTGCGCAAGACCGGTCGCGTGCCGGCCATCATCTATGGCGGTAACGGCGACCCGGTGATGCTGTCGTTCAACCACAACGACCTGGTCCATCATCTGGACAACGAGGCGTTTTTCTCGCACATCATCAAGATCAACATCGACGGCGCTCAGGCGGAAGAGGTCGTGCTGCGCGACCTGCAGCGCCACCCGGCCAAGCCGTTCGTCGAGCATGCCGATTTCCTGCGCATCGTCGCGGGCGAGGCGCTGCGCATGAGTGTGCCGCTGCACTTCGTGGGCGAAGAGGAATGCCCGGGTGTGGTCGACGAAGCCGGCGTCATCCAGCACAACATGAATGACATCGAGATCGAGTGCCTGCCGCGCGACCTGCCGGAGTATCTCGAGGTCGATTGCCGCAACCTGCATCTGCACGATGCGGTGCATCTGTCGCAGCTGGTGCTGCCGAACGGCGTCCAGATCGTCGATCTGATGGGCGACGAGGAAGAGCAGAACGATCTGACCGTGGTCTCCGTCCAGGTGCCGCGCGCCGCAGTAGAGCTGGAAGCCGAGGACGAGGCCGAGGCAGAAGCCGAAGCGGCGGCCGACGCGGCCGAGGCCGAGGACCAAGACGCCGACGAGGAAGGCAAGGAAGAGGGCGACGCGGACAACAGCTGA
- a CDS encoding tetratricopeptide repeat protein, with product MRAWAVVGLASVLGFGAFDTSAVAATDDTRTAPVSDIDQLARAPEAALDYQVMVGELSLLDGDTQGAAKAYVKALSYSQDSALAQRATQIALAANRQDLAYRAARVWARAAPKDRRAQQAAVRLAFVNKDPQGVEAFAPQLVASADSPRDGYQALARILSDQPDQANMALDTMSRLAAAHPKQAAAQYALGRLALNYNHIDTAASAADKAVADAPDWSEASLLRAAIAVRQGKLEAAVRRVAALKGSDRQRAEYHVALGRMLLQAGNDSKGLTAFKQAVAIDGDFAEARYGLGLVALSQGDLDTAATQFEQLYKSGAHSDDAAFYRGVVAERRQHDAKAIDWYRKVSDGDHQFAAGVRIAQLTYEQGNLDGARDQLHQMADAYPDRSTKLHAVEGGLLVDAGQPKKALAVYDAALKNAPDDTDLLYARSLAYAKLGRVDAAEADLKHILSQDADNPEALNALGYMLTNHSTDYARAERYIRKSLQADPGDPAVLDSLGWVEYKRGHLASARKHLEQAYKGSSDPEIAAHLGAVRWQQGDHDAARRIWHKAQAKHPDNKVLKQTIERLTS from the coding sequence GTGCGGGCGTGGGCCGTCGTCGGGCTGGCGAGCGTACTCGGATTCGGCGCCTTTGACACGTCGGCCGTCGCCGCCACGGACGATACGCGCACAGCGCCGGTCAGCGATATCGATCAACTGGCCCGTGCCCCCGAGGCCGCCCTGGATTATCAGGTGATGGTTGGCGAGCTCTCGCTGCTCGACGGCGACACGCAGGGCGCGGCCAAGGCCTATGTGAAGGCGCTTTCCTATTCGCAGGACTCGGCGCTGGCCCAGCGTGCGACGCAGATCGCACTGGCCGCGAATCGCCAGGATCTGGCCTACCGGGCCGCCAGAGTCTGGGCGCGGGCGGCGCCGAAGGACCGCCGGGCGCAGCAGGCGGCGGTTCGGCTGGCATTCGTCAACAAGGACCCGCAGGGCGTTGAGGCTTTTGCGCCGCAACTGGTCGCGAGTGCCGATTCGCCGCGCGACGGTTATCAGGCCCTGGCCCGGATCCTGAGTGACCAGCCGGACCAGGCCAATATGGCCCTCGATACCATGTCCAGGCTCGCCGCCGCTCATCCCAAACAGGCAGCCGCGCAGTATGCACTGGGCCGCCTGGCGCTGAACTACAACCATATCGACACCGCCGCGTCGGCCGCGGACAAGGCCGTCGCGGACGCGCCCGATTGGTCCGAGGCCAGCCTGTTGCGCGCCGCGATCGCGGTCCGGCAGGGCAAGCTCGAGGCCGCGGTTCGGCGCGTGGCCGCGCTCAAGGGCAGTGATCGACAGCGCGCCGAGTACCACGTCGCGCTCGGGCGCATGCTCCTCCAGGCCGGTAACGACAGTAAAGGGCTGACGGCGTTCAAGCAGGCGGTGGCAATCGACGGCGATTTCGCCGAGGCGCGCTACGGGCTGGGTCTGGTGGCGCTGTCGCAGGGCGATCTCGATACCGCGGCCACACAGTTCGAGCAGCTCTACAAATCCGGCGCACACAGTGACGACGCGGCCTTCTATCGGGGTGTGGTCGCCGAGAGGCGCCAGCACGACGCCAAGGCGATCGACTGGTACCGGAAGGTCAGCGATGGCGATCACCAGTTCGCCGCCGGTGTGCGCATCGCGCAGCTCACCTACGAGCAGGGCAATCTCGACGGCGCGCGGGATCAGTTGCATCAAATGGCCGATGCATATCCGGACCGGAGTACGAAGCTGCACGCGGTGGAAGGCGGTCTGCTGGTCGACGCCGGGCAGCCGAAGAAAGCGCTGGCGGTCTACGATGCCGCGCTCAAGAATGCGCCCGACGACACCGATCTGCTCTACGCCCGTTCGCTGGCCTACGCCAAACTCGGCCGGGTCGACGCTGCCGAGGCCGATCTCAAGCATATCCTGTCGCAAGACGCCGACAACCCCGAAGCACTCAATGCGTTGGGCTACATGCTGACCAACCACAGCACTGATTACGCCCGGGCCGAGCGCTATATCCGCAAGTCGTTGCAAGCCGATCCCGGGGATCCGGCCGTGCTGGATAGCCTGGGCTGGGTGGAATACAAGCGGGGGCATCTGGCTTCGGCGCGCAAGCATCTGGAGCAAGCCTACAAGGGCAGTTCCGACCCGGAGATCGCGGCCCATCTCGGCGCAGTGCGCTGGCAGCAGGGCGACCACGACGCCGCGCGCCGGATATGGCATAAAGCGCAGGCCAAGCACCCCGACAACAAGGTGCTCAAGCAGACGATCGAACGGCTGACTTCATGA
- a CDS encoding ribose-phosphate diphosphokinase → MADSRLMVFTGNANPALARDVAGYLRLPMGKASVGRFSDGECQVEIEENVRGRDVFVVQSTCQPTNDTLMELLMMIDALHRASAGRITAVMPYFGYARQDRRPRSARVPISAKVAASLLGAVGTDRVLTVDLHADQIQGFFDMPVDNIYASPVLLGDIWRQKERSDNLIVVSPDVGGVVRARALAKRLDEADLAIIDKRRPKANEAKIMNIIGDVAGKSCIMVDDLVDTAGTLCQAANALKDQGATKVRAYVTHPVLSGKAVENIRDSRLDELVVTDTIPLSEEASACPKIRQLHIAPLLAETIRRVSAEESVSTLYVD, encoded by the coding sequence ATGGCGGACTCCCGATTGATGGTCTTCACCGGCAACGCCAACCCGGCGTTGGCGCGCGATGTGGCGGGCTATCTCAGGTTGCCGATGGGCAAGGCCAGCGTTGGACGATTCTCGGACGGCGAATGCCAGGTCGAGATCGAAGAGAACGTACGCGGCCGCGATGTGTTCGTGGTGCAGTCGACCTGTCAGCCGACCAACGACACGCTCATGGAACTGCTGATGATGATCGATGCGCTGCATCGCGCATCCGCCGGGCGTATCACCGCGGTCATGCCGTATTTTGGTTATGCGCGCCAGGATCGCCGCCCACGCAGCGCGCGCGTGCCGATCTCGGCCAAGGTGGCGGCCAGCCTGCTGGGCGCGGTGGGCACCGACCGCGTGCTCACGGTCGATCTGCACGCCGATCAGATCCAGGGCTTCTTCGACATGCCGGTGGACAACATCTATGCCTCGCCGGTGCTGCTGGGCGACATCTGGCGCCAGAAGGAACGCAGCGACAACCTGATCGTGGTGTCGCCCGACGTGGGCGGCGTGGTCCGCGCCCGGGCGCTGGCCAAACGCCTTGACGAGGCGGACCTGGCGATCATCGACAAGCGCCGGCCCAAGGCCAACGAAGCCAAGATCATGAACATCATCGGCGACGTGGCGGGCAAGAGCTGTATCATGGTCGACGATCTGGTGGATACCGCCGGCACGCTTTGCCAGGCGGCCAACGCGCTCAAGGATCAAGGCGCGACCAAGGTGCGAGCCTACGTGACGCATCCGGTGCTATCCGGCAAGGCGGTGGAGAATATTCGCGATTCCCGTCTCGACGAGCTGGTGGTCACCGACACGATCCCGTTGTCGGAAGAGGCCTCGGCCTGTCCCAAGATCCGGCAACTGCATATCGCGCCGCTGCTGGCCGAGACGATCCGGCGCGTGTCGGCCGAGGAATCGGTGTCGACGCTGTACGTCGACTAG
- the pth gene encoding aminoacyl-tRNA hydrolase: MSERIRALVALGNPGADHARDRHNAGFWLADRLAERWGLVFSPEKKFKGDLARAKRAGETLWLLKPMTFMNVSGEAIQPLMAFHKIEPAELLVVHDELDLPPGVARLKDGGGHGGHNGLRDTHRVIGPGYRRLRIGIGHPGHASGVLSHVLGTPSADDQAAIEAAIEAGVDAVETIIESGWNRGAQQLNSRKP, encoded by the coding sequence ATGAGTGAACGCATCCGCGCGCTCGTGGCCCTGGGCAATCCCGGCGCCGATCATGCCCGCGACCGGCACAATGCCGGTTTCTGGCTGGCGGATCGGCTGGCCGAGCGCTGGGGCCTTGTCTTTTCGCCGGAGAAGAAGTTCAAGGGCGATCTCGCGCGCGCCAAACGCGCGGGCGAGACGCTCTGGCTGCTCAAGCCGATGACCTTCATGAACGTCAGCGGCGAGGCCATCCAGCCGCTGATGGCATTTCACAAGATCGAGCCTGCCGAATTGCTGGTCGTACACGACGAACTCGACCTGCCACCGGGCGTGGCCCGGCTCAAGGATGGCGGTGGCCACGGCGGCCACAATGGCCTGCGCGATACCCATCGCGTGATCGGCCCCGGCTATCGGCGTCTGCGCATCGGCATCGGTCACCCGGGCCATGCCTCTGGCGTGTTGTCGCACGTTCTGGGTACGCCGTCGGCCGATGATCAGGCTGCAATCGAGGCCGCCATCGAGGCGGGCGTCGACGCGGTGGAAACAATCATCGAGTCCGGCTGGAATCGCGGCGCCCAGCAGCTCAACTCCCGCAAGCCCTGA
- a CDS encoding AarF/ABC1/UbiB kinase family protein — MAKKSDGGKRKPLKLKTGSFDRNAAMARMGMMAGASFATHTVGNLFRNKADREARNREFYVRQAQFLADELGQLKGSVMKVGQMLSVYGQYFMPPEAIEVLRSLQDDSPPVAWADLEPVVIERLGRKRLDELDIDPEPLAAASLGQVHRAWRKSDGRELCVKVQYPRLADAIDSDIRTLTNIVRLARLVPKGMELHSVMEEVREMIYREVDYDRELRMTREFGQRLAHDDRYVVPEVFPEYSTETVLVTSFEAADHVQSERVKSLSQERRNHLSESALELFFLEFFNWGIVQTDPHFGNYKVRINDDGADQFVLLDFGATREFAPRFLGSYYDTVAGAFEGDRQKLIDGAIGINLLRRDSPQRVFDDFANVGLLIIEPFRAEPPAELSTPDGRYKWGESDLFWRVSKAVQDAAISRWFRIPPREIVFLHRRLGGVFVLLSVLGAQINAHDLLGAYLYQENGRIRPDA, encoded by the coding sequence ATGGCGAAGAAATCCGACGGTGGCAAGCGTAAGCCGCTCAAGCTCAAGACCGGGTCGTTCGACCGCAACGCGGCGATGGCGCGCATGGGCATGATGGCTGGCGCGTCGTTCGCTACCCACACGGTGGGCAATCTGTTCCGCAACAAGGCCGATCGCGAGGCCCGAAACCGCGAGTTCTATGTCCGGCAGGCCCAGTTCCTGGCCGACGAGCTCGGGCAGCTCAAGGGCAGCGTGATGAAGGTCGGCCAGATGCTGTCGGTTTATGGCCAGTACTTCATGCCGCCGGAGGCGATCGAGGTGCTGCGCAGCCTGCAGGACGACAGCCCGCCGGTGGCCTGGGCGGATCTGGAACCGGTGGTGATCGAACGGCTCGGGCGCAAACGCCTGGACGAACTCGATATCGACCCGGAGCCGCTCGCAGCGGCCTCGCTGGGCCAGGTGCACCGCGCCTGGCGTAAATCCGACGGCCGCGAACTGTGCGTGAAGGTACAGTACCCGCGCCTGGCCGATGCCATCGATAGCGATATCCGTACGCTGACCAATATCGTGCGTCTGGCGCGGCTCGTGCCCAAGGGCATGGAGTTGCACTCGGTGATGGAGGAAGTGCGCGAGATGATCTACCGCGAGGTGGATTACGATCGCGAACTGCGCATGACCCGCGAGTTCGGTCAGCGTCTGGCCCACGACGACCGCTACGTGGTGCCGGAGGTCTTTCCCGAATATTCGACCGAGACCGTGCTGGTGACCTCGTTCGAGGCCGCCGACCACGTCCAGAGCGAGCGCGTGAAGAGTCTCTCGCAGGAGCGGCGCAATCATCTGAGCGAGTCCGCGCTGGAGTTGTTTTTCCTCGAGTTCTTCAACTGGGGCATCGTCCAGACCGACCCGCATTTCGGCAACTACAAGGTCCGGATCAACGACGACGGCGCCGACCAGTTCGTGCTGCTCGATTTCGGCGCAACCCGCGAATTCGCACCGCGCTTTCTCGGCTCGTACTACGACACGGTGGCGGGCGCTTTCGAGGGCGATCGGCAGAAACTCATCGACGGCGCGATCGGCATCAATCTGTTGCGCCGCGATTCGCCGCAGCGCGTGTTCGACGATTTCGCCAACGTCGGCCTGCTCATCATCGAGCCGTTTCGCGCCGAACCGCCGGCCGAACTGTCGACCCCGGACGGTCGTTACAAGTGGGGCGAGTCGGATCTGTTCTGGCGTGTCTCCAAGGCGGTACAGGATGCGGCCATCTCGCGCTGGTTCCGTATTCCGCCGCGCGAGATCGTGTTCCTGCATCGCCGGCTCGGCGGCGTGTTCGTGCTGCTGTCGGTGCTCGGCGCCCAGATCAACGCGCACGATCTGCTGGGCGCCTATCTGTATCAGGAAAACGGCCGGATCCGGCCCGACGCCTAG
- the ychF gene encoding redox-regulated ATPase YchF: MALQIGIVGLPNVGKSTLFNALTAAEIPAENYPFCTIDPNVGVVTVPDPRLDKLAAIAAPEKVLPTTIEFVDIAGLVAGASTGEGLGNQFLANIRETDAILHVVRCFENDDVMHVSGRVDPIADIETIDTELALADLATVTRALDRVSKAAKSGDKNAKRQADVYARVRDHLDTGAPVRALELSEDEHAALRELHLITAKPALFVANVDEEGFENNPLLDRVRAHAEAQNARVVPVCAALEGEIAQLDGGDKLEFLAELGQDEPGLNRVIRAGYALLGLQTFFTVGPKEVRAWTVRAGSTAPQAAGVIHTDFERGFIRAEVIGYDDYVELGGEKGAKEAGRQRLEGKEYRMAEGDVVHFRFNV; this comes from the coding sequence ATGGCGCTTCAGATCGGCATCGTCGGCCTGCCCAATGTCGGCAAATCGACCCTGTTCAACGCCCTGACCGCGGCCGAGATTCCGGCCGAGAACTACCCGTTCTGCACCATCGATCCCAATGTGGGCGTGGTCACCGTGCCGGATCCACGGCTCGACAAGCTGGCCGCGATCGCCGCGCCGGAAAAGGTGCTGCCGACGACCATCGAGTTCGTCGATATCGCCGGGCTCGTGGCGGGGGCCTCGACCGGCGAAGGGCTCGGCAACCAGTTTCTGGCCAATATCCGCGAGACCGATGCCATCCTGCATGTCGTGCGCTGTTTCGAGAATGACGATGTCATGCATGTCTCCGGGCGTGTGGATCCGATCGCCGATATCGAGACCATCGACACGGAGTTGGCGCTGGCGGATCTGGCCACGGTCACCCGGGCGCTGGACCGGGTGTCCAAGGCCGCGAAATCCGGCGACAAGAACGCCAAGCGCCAGGCCGACGTCTACGCCCGTGTGCGCGATCATCTCGACACCGGCGCCCCGGTACGGGCGCTGGAACTGTCCGAAGACGAGCACGCGGCGCTGCGCGAGCTGCATCTGATCACCGCCAAGCCGGCGTTGTTCGTGGCCAACGTCGACGAGGAGGGATTCGAGAACAACCCGCTGCTCGATCGTGTGCGCGCGCACGCCGAAGCACAGAACGCGCGGGTGGTGCCGGTATGCGCGGCGCTGGAAGGCGAGATCGCGCAACTCGACGGCGGCGACAAGCTCGAATTCCTGGCCGAACTGGGCCAGGACGAGCCTGGGCTGAATCGCGTGATCCGTGCCGGCTACGCGCTGCTCGGGCTGCAGACGTTCTTCACGGTCGGGCCCAAGGAGGTCCGGGCCTGGACGGTGCGCGCCGGCTCCACCGCGCCGCAGGCGGCGGGTGTGATCCATACCGACTTCGAGCGCGGCTTCATCCGGGCCGAGGTGATCGGCTACGACGACTACGTCGAGCTTGGCGGTGAGAAAGGCGCCAAGGAAGCCGGCCGCCAGCGGCTCGAAGGCAAGGAGTACCGCATGGCCGAGGGCGATGTGGTGCATTTCCGCTTCAACGTCTGA
- a CDS encoding DUF2505 domain-containing protein produces MKFQETFDFDYPRNVILRMFGDEAYYRAKYEKMGGEPEVIDTQSSENRFSITVRHALEATRLKFPDFIKSRIGDHLYLRQTDAWQLDQGRGRLDIEIEKAPVQIGAALHLTDQGSGSRLTLDFDIKASVPLLGGKIEKTVAGPISRHMQKDLKLTNQMAADYA; encoded by the coding sequence ATGAAATTTCAGGAAACCTTCGACTTCGACTATCCGCGCAACGTCATCCTGCGCATGTTCGGAGACGAGGCGTACTACCGCGCCAAGTACGAGAAGATGGGCGGCGAGCCCGAAGTGATCGATACCCAGAGCAGCGAGAATCGCTTCTCGATTACCGTGCGTCACGCGCTTGAGGCGACCCGCCTCAAGTTCCCCGATTTCATCAAGAGCCGGATCGGCGACCATCTGTATCTGCGCCAGACCGATGCCTGGCAGCTGGATCAGGGGCGCGGCCGCCTGGACATCGAGATCGAAAAAGCGCCGGTACAGATCGGGGCCGCCCTGCACCTGACCGACCAGGGCTCGGGCTCGCGTCTCACCCTGGATTTCGATATCAAGGCCTCGGTGCCTCTGCTGGGCGGCAAGATCGAGAAAACCGTAGCCGGGCCGATCAGCCGGCACATGCAGAAGGATCTGAAGCTGACCAACCAGATGGCGGCCGATTACGCCTGA
- the hemA gene encoding glutamyl-tRNA reductase yields MSLLTVGLNHHTAPLSIREAVAFPADQFASALDDFLHLPQIREGAILSTCNRTELYAIVDEEANPADDGGLREWLCRQRGLEPEALSGCFYVHHGREVVRHSLRVASGLDSMILGEPQILGQMKDAYRSAQAARGAGPLLTRLFEHSFTVAKAVRSGTEIGANPVSVAYAGVSLARQIFTDVSASSAMMIGAGEMIELTARYLSEIGVSRMIFANRSLNRAQELASRYHGYAIGLADIPRHLAEADLLISSTAAPGYLVRAKELKGALKQRRRKPMFVLDLAVPRDIEPASAKFEDIYLYSVDDLQSVIDDNKRSRAAAAEQADEIIESRINEYLEWVDSRRATATIRAMRDAAEGRRAEVMAQARRRLARGEDAEAVLEFVSRRLTNKLMHEPSAVLRKAAGARQQRLLGPARELFGLTDHDADPTNRNDDSA; encoded by the coding sequence ATGTCGCTGCTGACCGTGGGCCTCAATCACCATACCGCGCCGCTGTCGATACGCGAAGCGGTCGCGTTCCCGGCGGATCAGTTTGCCAGCGCGTTGGATGATTTTCTGCACCTGCCGCAGATTCGCGAAGGTGCGATCCTGTCGACCTGTAATCGTACCGAGTTGTACGCCATCGTCGACGAAGAGGCGAACCCTGCCGACGATGGCGGCTTGCGCGAATGGCTCTGTCGCCAGCGCGGGCTTGAGCCGGAGGCCCTGTCCGGCTGTTTCTACGTGCATCACGGGCGCGAGGTCGTGCGCCACAGTCTGCGCGTTGCCTCCGGTCTGGACTCGATGATTCTCGGCGAGCCACAGATCCTTGGACAGATGAAGGACGCCTATCGTTCCGCCCAGGCGGCACGTGGCGCCGGCCCACTTCTCACACGGCTGTTCGAGCACAGCTTCACCGTGGCCAAGGCCGTGCGCAGCGGGACCGAGATCGGCGCCAACCCGGTGTCGGTAGCTTATGCCGGGGTATCGCTGGCACGCCAGATCTTTACCGACGTCAGCGCGTCGTCCGCGATGATGATCGGCGCCGGCGAGATGATCGAACTCACCGCGCGTTATCTGTCCGAGATCGGCGTGTCGCGCATGATTTTCGCCAATCGCAGCCTGAATCGGGCGCAGGAGCTGGCCAGCCGCTACCACGGCTATGCCATCGGGCTGGCCGACATCCCCCGGCATCTGGCCGAAGCGGACCTGCTGATCTCCTCGACCGCAGCACCAGGCTATCTCGTGCGCGCCAAGGAGCTCAAAGGCGCGCTCAAGCAGCGCCGGCGCAAGCCGATGTTCGTACTGGATCTGGCGGTGCCGCGCGACATCGAGCCGGCCTCGGCCAAGTTCGAGGACATCTATCTCTACTCGGTCGACGACTTGCAGAGCGTGATCGACGATAACAAGCGCTCGCGGGCGGCGGCGGCCGAGCAGGCGGACGAGATCATCGAATCCCGTATCAACGAATATCTCGAATGGGTCGACTCGCGCCGCGCAACCGCTACAATCCGCGCCATGCGCGACGCGGCGGAGGGCCGCCGGGCCGAAGTCATGGCCCAGGCCCGGCGGCGACTGGCGCGCGGCGAGGATGCCGAAGCGGTGCTGGAGTTCGTCTCGCGCCGGCTGACCAATAAACTGATGCACGAACCGAGCGCGGTGCTGCGCAAGGCGGCCGGCGCCCGCCAGCAGCGTCTGCTCGGCCCGGCGCGTGAACTGTTCGGGCTGACCGACCACGACGCCGACCCCACGAACCGAAACGACGACTCAGCATGA
- a CDS encoding MFS transporter, with amino-acid sequence MSSDTTAPMAARPAASPPLRLAGMSWSHFVNDGAANFLPGVLPAILIGLHLPVALAGTLMAALLVGQGLQPFVGLVGDRIGGRALSLVGLVGSSLGAGLVGWVASPAALIAVLVLIGVSNAMFHPQALAGVRRLAQTRQGLAMSVFLVGGEIGRGVWPVLAGLCVVWGGLHWLALLALPGFASVFLLARCAPALPRCSLDAAPIAWRRHIGALSRLVVFCALRAFVIFAAVTLLPLMWSANGGSLTAGASLITVLLVVGVIGNLSGGWLADRLGSRVLLIGTMLVSALCTAALAFAGGLWLWGLTAMLGIALFATLPLTILIAQDVLPENRSFGSGLALGLANALGAVAVIGLGPLIEAAGASAGFLLAAGAALAAAVLAVWVPRRARAR; translated from the coding sequence ATGTCCTCCGATACCACCGCCCCCATGGCCGCGCGCCCGGCTGCGAGCCCACCGCTTCGCCTGGCGGGCATGAGTTGGTCGCACTTCGTCAACGACGGCGCGGCGAACTTCCTCCCGGGCGTACTGCCCGCGATCCTGATCGGGCTTCACCTGCCGGTGGCGCTGGCCGGAACACTGATGGCCGCGCTGCTGGTCGGGCAGGGTCTGCAACCGTTTGTGGGCCTGGTTGGCGACCGGATCGGCGGGCGCGCATTGAGCCTCGTTGGGCTGGTGGGCTCGTCGCTCGGTGCCGGCCTGGTGGGATGGGTGGCCAGCCCGGCCGCGCTGATCGCCGTGCTCGTGCTGATCGGTGTCTCGAACGCGATGTTTCATCCCCAGGCCCTGGCGGGCGTGCGTCGACTGGCGCAGACGCGCCAGGGCCTGGCCATGTCTGTGTTTCTTGTCGGCGGCGAGATCGGGCGCGGTGTCTGGCCAGTGCTGGCGGGGCTGTGCGTGGTGTGGGGCGGGTTGCACTGGCTGGCCTTGCTGGCCTTGCCCGGTTTCGCCAGTGTTTTCCTGCTGGCGCGTTGCGCACCCGCGTTGCCACGGTGTTCCCTGGATGCCGCGCCGATCGCCTGGCGCCGGCACATCGGCGCCCTGTCGCGTCTCGTCGTGTTCTGCGCGCTGCGCGCGTTCGTGATCTTTGCTGCGGTCACGCTGTTGCCGCTGATGTGGTCGGCCAACGGTGGATCGCTCACCGCGGGCGCCAGCCTGATCACGGTGCTCCTGGTGGTCGGCGTGATCGGCAATCTCAGCGGCGGCTGGCTTGCCGACCGGCTCGGCTCACGGGTGTTGCTGATCGGCACCATGCTGGTCAGTGCGTTATGCACGGCGGCGCTGGCCTTCGCGGGCGGGCTGTGGCTGTGGGGGCTCACCGCGATGCTCGGCATCGCCCTGTTCGCCACGCTGCCGCTCACTATCCTGATCGCGCAGGATGTGCTGCCCGAGAATCGTTCGTTCGGCTCCGGCTTGGCACTGGGGCTGGCTAACGCGCTGGGCGCGGTGGCCGTGATCGGCCTGGGGCCGTTGATCGAGGCGGCGGGCGCTTCGGCCGGTTTCCTGCTGGCCGCGGGTGCCGCACTCGCCGCGGCCGTGCTGGCGGTCTGGGTGCCGCGACGCGCTCGCGCGCGTTGA
- the lolB gene encoding lipoprotein insertase outer membrane protein LolB translates to MKKLVFAMLGIALLGGCAIIHKPAPSEAGVANAKAWQARQNTLDHFSDWSLQGRVATGQLLGWTGNLSWRERAPKFNVRLAGPLGAGGMRAKGTLNHVVIDTDDGKHFETSDPDALVKKALGWSFPLKPLSYWAKGMPAPGDYQRISVDAQGRLRSLTQDGWTVSYLDYTTPAGAPVPLPKRVVLDNGDTRIRLIVDRWFDLNASSNNAG, encoded by the coding sequence ATGAAGAAACTCGTATTCGCGATGCTGGGAATCGCGCTGCTGGGCGGTTGCGCGATCATCCACAAACCGGCGCCGAGCGAGGCCGGCGTGGCCAATGCCAAGGCCTGGCAGGCGCGCCAGAACACGCTCGACCATTTCTCCGACTGGTCGCTGCAGGGACGGGTTGCCACCGGGCAGTTGCTGGGCTGGACCGGCAACCTGAGCTGGCGCGAACGCGCGCCGAAGTTCAATGTGCGTCTGGCCGGCCCGCTCGGCGCCGGTGGTATGCGGGCCAAGGGCACGCTCAATCATGTGGTCATCGACACCGACGATGGCAAGCATTTCGAGACCAGCGACCCGGACGCCCTGGTGAAGAAGGCGCTGGGCTGGTCGTTCCCGCTCAAGCCGCTGAGCTATTGGGCCAAGGGCATGCCGGCGCCCGGCGATTACCAGCGTATTTCGGTCGACGCCCAGGGTCGACTGCGTTCCCTGACCCAGGATGGCTGGACCGTGTCGTATCTCGACTACACCACGCCGGCCGGCGCGCCCGTGCCGCTGCCCAAACGTGTGGTGTTGGATAACGGTGATACGCGTATTCGTCTGATCGTCGATCGCTGGTTCGACCTGAACGCCTCAAGTAACAACGCGGGCTGA